Below is a genomic region from Rosa chinensis cultivar Old Blush chromosome 5, RchiOBHm-V2, whole genome shotgun sequence.
GACAGGACCATCCTATGCAATCAGTGATCACTGCCATTTTGAAACACAGGTGTATGATGATAGAATAGATTATATCTACATTTATGCACCTAAATAACAATGCATGACCATCGTTACCACTACTAAATGTATCTATGCAAAATCCTGTTTTCTTGTAGAATCAATTGAATTGGAAAAGAACAAACCTTCCACAACAAGGTTTCAAAACGAGAACTTGACCCTCACCAACACTATCAGCATTAGTTGTTGAGGTAAAGAAAGCTGACGGTGGCAATGCCTCCCATGGCTCACTCTGTATGATACAAAAGCGTGCCTGAGCCACCACAGAAGAGCCATCAACAAAGCAACGGGTCCAAGAATAAGGAATCTTTGGCGTGCCATTTAGCACAGATGATAAACTTCTTGTCCATGTGCCACAACCAATATGAGAGACCATAAGAAGCCCTGTTTCAGATGGAATGCTCTTCTCTTCCTGGACTCCATTGATACATTTGTTCGATTCCTGCCAGTGCGGGCAGCCCATGACACCTAATACAATCTCCCCGTCAACTACAAGAGCCAAACCTACCTGGAAATTTTGGCCATTTCCTTAGAAATTCTGTTCTTTATTCAGTAAGAAGTAGAAAATCGTCTGATTATAAGTACTGCAATAGAAAGGATATGAATTTCCCTTTAAAGAACATAGCTTGAATCATTTCTTTGGCAACATAGACTGCTCTTACCATATTGCATTTGAAACTGTTGACCTTCCTATATATATCCATATACTTAAATGCAGGATGAAAGGTACATATACCACTGGATCTGCTCTTCTGGTCACTAACCAAAACACTTGATCATCTCTCATTCTTTCCAAATAAAAGTGGCATTCTATAGATTTGCACGAAGATTAGTTGTTAAAATTTCTCAGATTCCTACTTGTGTTTAGATTCATCACTTTCTCTCTATTACTACTTCTTAGTTAAACGTAAATCACTCCATTTTCATATCAATCTTCCTACATCCTAACTGATCCAATTCATATCCTCAGTAACACTAACAAGTTGGAACTCCATTAATCCTTTAAAATCACTTTCACATAAGACACTCAGCTAAATACTCATGAAAAAATCTATGAAAAGAATTTACAGGCGAAAACCGAAAGCCATATTTTTACAGCTGGTAAAACATACCACAAACAACGCCTTGTTCCCATTCACAAATCCTCTTGTGCCATCAATTGGATCCAGTAACTGCATTGTGTTTCACATTTCAGTAAAAACTCTATCACACAGTTTAAGCCTAAAACCACCAAAGAAAATCATGATTATTTACCACAAGCAAGTTAAATCTTTGtaataaatcaaaatccaaaccaCACAAACCCAATACGTCGCCGGCTGAGCTCCGAATCTAAAAGCCTCCGGTCCGCCTCTATCAATCGCCTCCAACACATCCTCCGCCGTCAACGGCGTTTCCCCGGCGCCGGCCTTATCAACCACGGCACTCACCACCGGCTCCACCAGATTATTCTCCCTCACCGACGCCGAGTCCTCCTCCGCCACCAACGGAATCGACGGGAATCGTCTCCCCAGCTCTGTTCGGAATTATACCAATCAGACCTCAAAATTCGCATTTAGGTTCAAATCCAAGGACTAGTTAGCAAAAAATTACCTAAACTTATCAGCGCCTGGACGCTGAAATCGGCGACGGTGACCGGAGTCTGGTCGTTCTTCTCGAGAACCCCGCCGGCGCTCGACGCCAACGCCGTTTGGACCTCGACGCAGAGGTTGGAGGCGGTTTCGACGACGGCGATGGCGGCTTCGAGTTCTCTGTAGTGCTTGGCGGCCTCAGCGGCGAATGGGAGGCGGGAGCTGCATTTGAAATTGGAGAGGCGGCAGCGGAGAGAGGTGGAGGTGAAGGTGAGAGTTCGGGTGTGGGGAGGCGCAGGGGAAGATGAGGTGGAGAGGGTGAATCGGACGGTGGAGAAATGGCGGGAGGAGTGGGCGAGAATCATGGCGGGAATAACGGCCGAGTGTCACAGAGTGTGTGGTCTGTGGAAACAGTTGAAATGGTAAGTGATTGGTGGAGGAGACTGCTTTGTGTGCGATAGAGGGATGGGATCAAAACCCGGTTAGAGGCCCAAATGGGGATGCATGAACCGCATGGTAGCTTTGAAGTAATCCTAGCCCCCAAATGAGTCCCGAACCACTTCTAAATTAGGTTTAACAAGAGAAgtgaatacttttttttttttgtttcatttaagAAGAGGAGTGAAGACCCTTATTCACTTCTTCCGATTTTGATTATAAGTAGATATTCTAGTGAAAGGTACAGATAGTGCAGCTAGTTAGTAGAGAGTGCTATTTTATTTCTTGACTTTCTTATTAAGCTGTGGATTGTCATTTTTTACTTTCTCATAGTTATatcatgtaattgtatctaaattGTTTTACaaacaatttcttttttcttctcaaaaaaaaaaagaaaaaaaaagcccaAACGACCGGTGAATGTAGCTGGTGAATTGGAGTTTGGTGACCAAGGCTGGTCGGATCACAAGTTTTTATGGGTGACAATCTTAGAAACAAACTGCCTAACACAACTTGAATATGACATGAATATATTAGATTTAGATTTGAACTAATAGGCAGTTAGTCTGAGATCATATCACTGTTTGCTTGAATTTTAGAGAATAAGTGTGGTTGTCATCTCATGtgattatttatattatattgttGAGAGATAGACTAATAACAATCTTGGAACAAGCCTTTCCAAGAAGGGTTTCAGCATTGATACATCATGACATAAAATGTGAATACTATAAAGAAATTTTCGAATTGTTCATTTAAGTACGGTTagctttttttctctttgcttcTGATTATTTTCTCTCAACACAAAAGTAAGATCTTTGCTGCATTGATAACGGGATACGTAGAGGAATCACTCCACTATTAAGCTAGTATGAAAAGATTTATAACAATCCCACACCGCGTGATCTCTCTCGGTTTTGGAGATTTTTCAAGCGAGAAATTTTACTTCTATGAAAACGATTGAACAAAACTCTTCAAAAGATTTCATTCCCGTCTCTATTTCCTAAACCTCTCATTCGTCAACGTACAAAAAGTACACATATGTATAAACAGTTGCTTAAACAAAACATCCACTTGAAAGTTTAGGAAGAGATCGCAGAAATGATGGAATGAGAACTAGAAGCAAAATCGGATTAAGACTTGTTTTGACTGACACGATATTCATTAGCAGTGCGAAAACTCAACTTATGCTTGGCTATTTTGTGCATTGCtattttcaaatttttggtatatatgcatataaaaATCTAAAATGTTGTGAGTAGACCAGAAAATCTCAAGAATATGTGTAAATACATAAAAAATGTGGTTGTTTCTTACATGTGATTGAGGATTCCATGCGACCATGCCATATGCATTGATTCCCAGCATAAATTCACAATGATCAATTCAACTAACATGAAGCTCAATATTTGAAGCCGTGGTCCATTTGGCAATGGGGGATACGGTACCGTATGAGCGCTTCGCTTCACATGGTGGGGAACTGGGGATGGAGGAAATTTATTGGATGATTTAGGGTTTGCTAGCGATGTCTATAGTGTTGGGCAAGACATGTACTACAGCCATCCGGATTATGATTAATTGCTGAATATAGTAGGGCTTTTCAGCCCAAGTTTTTATTGATGGGTTTGTTTCTTTGAAGGTAATAACACAGAAAAATTCTAGTTTATCAGTGTTTGGTCTTATTAAAAAGTTGAAGATCGCAGTGGCTCGATGTGAACAATGATGACTCATTTGCTACAAGAATATAGTGGACGCCAATTCAATGTTGAAGCgttagtccttttttttttgggttaattttGGTTTAATGTAGGGTTTGAGTTAAGAAAATAGATAGCAAATCCTTTCATCTCTCTTGGAAATAATATATACTGATTTAAAGATGTACAATATAATATATACCGATTTAAAGATGTACAATAAAAGTAAGGAATGTTATTCgtattcatttttctctctccctttgaGAGAAAACCCTAACTCGGCGGCGTCCCAGTGCTAACCTCTCGTCCAGTGGTGGCCCGGGCAGCTCGGCTGGCCTTGGCCTCGCCAATGTCATGTGGTTTTGCTGCCGGACGGGGAATGAATGGGTTGTTCATGTAGTCCTTGGATTGGGTTGCTCAAGTTTTGGCAGGTGCAGTTTGGTTTTGTGTTTCCGGTAGGTAATCTCTCGGAGGCGACAGATCTTGTGTCGGTAGAAGCTTGGATCGACGGTGCGATTAGAATTTGGTGGCGGTGTCGATCGAGGACGGTGAAATCAAGACTGGTTCGTGGGGATGTAGCTTGTGGCGGCTTAGTCTCATCGTGTTTTTCGTGTTGCAGCGGGGTTCGTCGGGTTTTGGTCGTGGCAGACTGTGACAGACTCGGGGCGGCGGGGGCATGATGGAGCAGGCACCGGGGAGGAGCTGCGCTGGAAGTTTGGTGGTTTGGAGGTGATGGCTGGAGCCGCGCCAAGCCAAGCCTGCTGGGCCTTCTTCTTGGGCTACTTGGACTGCAgtattttgggctagggtttttgccctaggcccatcTTTAAGTTTTTAGTTAGTCCAATTACAATAATTCCCTATTTTAGGAAGCTAAGTGTTTGTGCACACTCTATGTGTCTCTAacgcctctggagtagtaccaaaggaggataTCTGCTATATCTACGTTCATGAATGTCTAATAggtaggtctatttctatgtaccactgtgggtactactactaccttcttgtctgtctgtAGATGGTagcagaagggtatgtaacggcctctTCTGActttagatgaatatattgCCACCCGCTCtttggatttgggtttgattcaaaaaaatatatatataagtaaggAATATATTATAATAAATACTAATCATAATTACAATAAATAATAATTAGTACACTTGTATTAAGAATAGTTGACCCGCAccaataatttgaaatataGATATGTCCATATTTTTAATTTGGAGAGACTTATACATTTCATTCTTGGAGTTAGATAGTTTAATGAGGGCAAAGATGAGGGAgataagaagaaaagagagagtatttgctttcttattctttttggttgttcatcAAGTCTGTTAGAGGCTTAACATATTTGTGTAGTCATTATAAATATAGTGAAAAACTGTTTTCTGCCTTGTCTAGTGGATGTAGGCAAAAGTTTTGTTAAACCATCTTAAATTTATGTTCTTGTGTTCTTGTCTCTTTGTGTGTTTCTTTTGGTGTGCTTTGCTTATTGTCCGATTGTGGTATCGGAGACCAAAACCTACCATAAAAATAGTTATGCCTACCGATAATGACTCCTCAGCTCTGGATGATTGATACAAACAATGGTAAGTGGTTTTCAATATTTTAAGTAAACTCATAcaaatctttttgttttattcctTGTATGAATATAGTTGGTCTGTATGGACAAACCTCGATCATGTGAGtggtatatatatttgaaactaAAAAGGCTGTTGTCACTGATTGGTATCGATCACAATATATAAAACAAGTCGGCCGGCCAAGAGCTTTACATCCTCATTTctacaagaaattcaaatttgttGCCAAATTGTATGCAGAGCAAAAGATCAAAAGAGGAGGAGATGGATTCAGCTGCAATAGACCTCCTGATTGGCAAAGTACGTAGTATCATCTTTCGAAAATGAAGTATCCCTGTTAGGAGAAGTTGGCAAtgagcttgaagaaatcaagCTTGTATCGCTAACCATGAAAGCCTTCTTAAATGATGCAGAAAGAAAGGGAGCTCTAAGCGAAGTAGAAAAAACGTGGGTCGCAAATGTGAGAAACATTTCGATCGAAGTCGAAGACATCATCACATAAACAAGTAGAAAAGTTGGGGTCCATTCGCAAGAGCTTTAGGTCGCACCATTCTCGTGCCCAAAAATCTTTGAGAGAGGCATCAGATCGCCAACAAGCTGCAGAAGATCATGAACGCAATTAAAGCGATTCCAGAGAGAAGCCAGCGCTACGGTGTTGAGCGTATTGAAGGTGGCATGATTGTTACTCACTACGATCCTAGTCGGGTCAAGAAGTTCCGTCagtcatcttttttctttaaaaatgaTGATCTTGTGGGAATCACAGATACTAACAAGAAGTTAATGGGGTGGTTATTATCGGCGCAACCTCAAAGAACAGTGATATCAGTGGTGGGAATGGGGGGTTCGGGCAAGACCACCTTAGTTGCCAACACCTTCAACAGAAGTTGTGAAGCAACACTTTGATTGCTATGCGTGGATCACTGTCGCAAACTTACACAGTTGAAGACATATGCAGAGTCATGATCAAGACGCGCTTTTTGGAGCGGAAAAGAAAGACATTCCTCTTGATTTTAGCACCATGAGCTACACGCATTTGGTGGAAATCCTCGTCCGCTACTTGCAGCAAAAGAGGTACGTGGTTGTCTTAGATGATGTGTGGGATATAGATCTTTGGAAACAAATACATGTCGCATTTCCGGATGGAAGAAATGGAAGTCGGGTCATGC
It encodes:
- the LOC112166266 gene encoding putative PAP-specific phosphatase, mitochondrial; the protein is MILAHSSRHFSTVRFTLSTSSSPAPPHTRTLTFTSTSLRCRLSNFKCSSRLPFAAEAAKHYRELEAAIAVVETASNLCVEVQTALASSAGGVLEKNDQTPVTVADFSVQALISLELGRRFPSIPLVAEEDSASVRENNLVEPVVSAVVDKAGAGETPLTAEDVLEAIDRGGPEAFRFGAQPATYWLLDPIDGTRGFVNGNKALFVVGLALVVDGEIVLGVMGCPHWQESNKCINGVQEEKSIPSETGLLMVSHIGCGTWTRSLSSVLNGTPKIPYSWTRCFVDGSSVVAQARFCIIQSEPWEALPPSAFFTSTTNADSVGEGQVLVLKPCCGSLCKYLLVASGRGSVFIQRQKEKVIKAWDHAVGIICVLEAGGRATDWKGNQVDLAADEAGRRSIYPQDGILVSNGKLHNQLLELISSTSSTVLG